A window from Streptomyces sp. NBC_00335 encodes these proteins:
- a CDS encoding MarR family winged helix-turn-helix transcriptional regulator encodes MAATPATRHAELARQLTGIGAVKRDLARLLPSDCPPGSAAVLTVLDRHGEMRLSRLAEHLAIDISVTSRHVAHTADRGWITRDTDPGDARCRILRPTPAGRALLAELGTRHTDALEKALADWSDADIDHLNILLARLRSSFTLPDS; translated from the coding sequence ATGGCTGCCACGCCTGCCACGCGTCACGCCGAGCTGGCCCGTCAGCTCACCGGCATCGGCGCCGTCAAGCGCGACCTCGCCCGCCTCCTGCCCTCCGACTGCCCTCCCGGTTCGGCGGCCGTGCTCACGGTGCTCGACCGCCACGGCGAGATGCGGCTCAGCCGCCTGGCGGAGCACCTGGCCATCGACATCTCGGTGACCAGCCGGCACGTCGCGCACACCGCCGACCGCGGCTGGATCACCCGTGACACCGACCCCGGCGACGCCCGCTGCCGGATCCTGCGCCCGACCCCGGCAGGCCGCGCGCTCCTCGCCGAGCTCGGCACCCGCCACACCGACGCGCTGGAGAAAGCCCTGGCCGACTGGTCCGACGCGGACATCGACCACCTGAACATCCTGCTGGCCCGACTCCGGTCGAGCTTCACGCTTCCAGACAGCTAG